The proteins below come from a single Candidatus Methanoperedens sp. genomic window:
- a CDS encoding PGF-CTERM sorting domain-containing protein: MNRTVVVLLLLTLVILVGAPEAFARPQYLTNLTAVYGDGSCRTCHVIASGSGMRNSSGMFGQNNSNGTYVPRNTSRTPGMRRSNGTFGMRNSNRTLPLNSYGTLFANQPDHAADPSAALMAIGQPPAATATPAGSAVTGTKAAPGFGIVLSLVGLIACVLLARRRNK, encoded by the coding sequence ATGAATAGAACAGTAGTTGTATTACTTTTGTTAACATTAGTAATTCTTGTAGGGGCACCGGAAGCTTTTGCACGCCCCCAGTATCTTACAAATCTCACTGCAGTGTATGGAGATGGTTCATGCCGCACCTGCCATGTCATAGCTTCAGGCAGTGGAATGCGCAACTCCAGCGGGATGTTCGGACAGAACAATTCTAACGGAACTTATGTGCCACGCAACACCAGCAGAACACCAGGGATGCGTCGCTCTAACGGAACGTTCGGAATGCGTAACTCAAACAGAACATTGCCGCTTAACTCGTACGGAACTTTATTTGCTAACCAGCCTGACCACGCTGCCGATCCCAGTGCAGCCCTGATGGCTATAGGGCAGCCACCCGCAGCAACGGCAACCCCGGCAGGTTCAGCCGTGACAGGGACTAAAGCGGCTCCAGGATTCGGAATTGTGTTATCCCTGGTCGGATTAATTGCCTGCGTTCTTCTGGCAAGGCGGCGTAATAAATGA
- a CDS encoding ABC transporter ATP-binding protein, with protein MMETIMELKDVWKIYKMGEVEVPALRGVSVEIKKGDFVAIIGASGSGKSTMMNLIGCLDIPSRGSLYLRSQDISTLSESDLASFRGKTIGFIFQQYNLIQSMSAFENVMLPLEFLEYDDQKAAKRAQEILALVGLSDKMHHRPTQLSGGQQQRVSIARCLAGDPEIILADEPTGALDSVTGREVLDMLHRLWEEQGKTIIMVTHDLNLAKYAHTTIELKDGQIMRISENNEVNKK; from the coding sequence ATGATGGAAACTATAATGGAACTGAAGGACGTCTGGAAAATCTACAAAATGGGCGAAGTGGAAGTTCCAGCCCTGAGAGGGGTAAGCGTTGAAATAAAGAAAGGAGACTTTGTGGCAATCATAGGCGCTTCAGGAAGCGGCAAGTCAACAATGATGAACCTGATAGGCTGCCTGGACATACCTTCCAGAGGAAGCTTATATCTCCGATCGCAGGACATCAGCACATTAAGCGAATCCGACCTTGCATCATTCAGAGGAAAGACTATCGGTTTTATTTTCCAGCAATACAACCTGATCCAGTCAATGTCTGCTTTTGAGAACGTGATGCTTCCATTGGAATTCTTAGAATATGATGACCAAAAAGCAGCAAAGAGAGCACAGGAAATACTGGCACTGGTAGGGTTGAGTGACAAAATGCATCATCGCCCGACACAGCTTTCCGGGGGTCAGCAGCAGAGAGTGTCTATAGCAAGATGCCTGGCTGGCGACCCAGAGATAATCCTTGCGGATGAACCCACCGGAGCACTCGACAGTGTTACAGGCAGGGAAGTCCTGGATATGCTTCACAGATTGTGGGAAGAGCAGGGAAAAACGATCATAATGGTCACTCACGACCTTAATCTGGCTAAATATGCTCATACAACAATTGAATTGAAAGATGGGCAGATAATGAGAATATCTGAAAATAACGAGGTAAATAAAAAATGA